The following are encoded in a window of uncultured Sphaerochaeta sp. genomic DNA:
- a CDS encoding MFS transporter — protein sequence MLNRRTKFGFGVGDLGGNLFFTIIGFYLLYYFTDILSLAPALAGTALMIGKIWDAITDPITGYLSDRTRTRYGRRRPYMVVGAIISFFCMGLIFTPVELSSQMKLFIYVTFLYCLLNTAYTLVNIPYAALLPELTDDYHERTILTGYRMSFAVMGTFVGAALVMPIVNLFPEVPLGWSMMGTFMGAVMLISTMATVFAIHEPEAIKGQVQTGFISTFTSVLKDRVFLSALLPWTFFITGTSMIQGALVYYFTYIFGNEGLFQLALIALLSFSLLCIPLWVRIAHKIGKKQCYMIGMGIMSACVLAFSLLGQYLGPIYGVIIMGAAGVGLSTHYVMPHAILPDVVEYDSIKHHSGRREGVFSSLWTFSSKIGQAFALALNGWVLALFGYQSGQVSDLAMKGIILVSGPLPLLWYLLGLFILRKYPIDQAYYEKMLEKKEVR from the coding sequence ATGCTGAATAGACGCACAAAATTTGGGTTCGGTGTAGGTGACCTTGGGGGAAACCTATTTTTTACCATTATCGGTTTCTATCTACTCTACTATTTTACCGATATCCTCTCCCTCGCTCCTGCCCTTGCAGGAACAGCCTTGATGATCGGCAAAATATGGGATGCCATCACAGACCCCATCACTGGATACCTCTCTGATAGAACCCGTACAAGGTATGGGAGAAGACGCCCCTACATGGTGGTCGGGGCGATCATCTCATTCTTCTGCATGGGCCTGATTTTCACACCGGTGGAACTCTCCAGCCAGATGAAGCTTTTCATCTATGTCACGTTTCTCTACTGCCTGCTCAATACAGCATACACCCTGGTAAACATCCCCTATGCAGCCCTGCTTCCCGAGCTCACCGATGACTACCATGAGCGCACCATATTGACCGGGTACAGGATGAGCTTCGCCGTAATGGGGACCTTTGTGGGTGCTGCGCTGGTAATGCCAATCGTCAACCTGTTTCCAGAGGTTCCCCTTGGCTGGTCCATGATGGGAACCTTCATGGGCGCTGTTATGCTCATCTCCACGATGGCAACAGTCTTCGCAATCCACGAACCGGAAGCCATCAAGGGTCAAGTACAGACAGGCTTTATCTCCACCTTCACCAGTGTTCTGAAAGACCGTGTATTTCTCTCGGCCCTACTGCCGTGGACCTTTTTCATCACCGGTACCAGCATGATCCAGGGAGCTCTTGTCTACTACTTCACCTACATCTTCGGCAACGAGGGACTATTCCAGCTTGCCTTGATCGCACTGCTCTCCTTCAGCTTGCTCTGTATTCCCCTCTGGGTACGGATAGCCCATAAAATTGGCAAGAAGCAGTGCTATATGATCGGTATGGGAATCATGAGTGCTTGTGTATTGGCCTTCAGCTTGCTTGGACAGTACCTGGGACCCATCTATGGTGTGATTATCATGGGAGCAGCCGGGGTCGGACTCTCTACACATTATGTGATGCCCCATGCAATTCTTCCTGACGTGGTTGAGTACGATTCGATCAAGCACCACAGCGGAAGAAGGGAGGGGGTGTTCTCCAGTCTTTGGACTTTCTCCAGCAAGATAGGACAAGCGTTTGCCTTGGCACTCAATGGTTGGGTACTGGCACTTTTCGGGTATCAGAGCGGCCAGGTCTCAGATCTGGCAATGAAAGGAATCATCCTTGTCTCCGGCCCACTTCCTCTGCTTTGGTATCTTCTTGGCT
- a CDS encoding serpin family protein — MRKIVLLFLVLLATGCLVAQPLQETPPTKSFNEVASTFSDGLFFAGYEQGGNRMISPLSALLALSMTMNGATGETKSEMLNVLTDSNYTPEALNQESETYLRSIKQESVLDISNSIWMNEAFQISPVFLDSIRTNYQGVAQSLDFQDPSSAGIINAYVKKATRGAIADIIDRTSPDMLMYLINTIAFKDDWKEQFSGSDTRNGTFFGEHEKKTVPFMNQEKQFPYLAGNDYQFIVLPYANERYSFVALLPDKSSSIRSFLARYEDRPFSRMLFDWAEKSEKTLVKLSLPKFESRYQESLVSSLNTMGMKKAFTPGVANFSAMLGTAQAPLHIDEVLHKSFIRVDEEGTEAAAVTAVMIRLTSFMPRESVEMRLNRPFFYAILDMQEEIPLFMGILDTP; from the coding sequence ATGCGTAAAATCGTTTTACTGTTTTTGGTCCTCTTGGCAACTGGGTGCCTCGTTGCCCAACCATTGCAAGAAACGCCCCCTACAAAGTCATTCAATGAAGTAGCGAGTACCTTCTCAGATGGACTCTTCTTTGCCGGCTACGAGCAGGGAGGCAACCGCATGATCAGTCCGCTTTCAGCCCTGCTTGCCCTCTCCATGACCATGAATGGTGCTACTGGGGAAACAAAAAGCGAAATGCTTAACGTCCTCACCGATTCAAACTATACTCCCGAGGCACTGAACCAGGAGAGTGAAACGTACCTGCGTTCCATCAAGCAAGAAAGTGTATTGGATATTTCCAACAGCATCTGGATGAATGAAGCGTTCCAGATCTCACCGGTGTTCCTCGATTCGATCAGGACAAACTACCAAGGAGTTGCTCAGTCCCTTGACTTCCAGGACCCCTCCAGTGCAGGAATTATCAATGCATATGTAAAGAAAGCCACCCGGGGGGCAATTGCGGACATAATAGACCGCACCTCGCCTGATATGCTTATGTATCTTATCAATACCATTGCATTCAAGGATGACTGGAAAGAACAGTTTTCTGGCAGTGATACCAGGAATGGCACATTCTTCGGTGAACACGAAAAGAAAACGGTCCCTTTCATGAACCAGGAAAAACAGTTCCCGTACCTTGCCGGGAATGACTATCAGTTCATCGTCCTCCCCTATGCCAATGAGCGGTACTCCTTTGTGGCACTCTTGCCAGATAAGTCGAGTTCCATCAGGTCCTTTCTTGCTAGGTACGAGGATAGGCCATTCAGCCGGATGCTTTTTGACTGGGCAGAGAAGAGTGAAAAAACATTGGTGAAGTTGAGCCTACCCAAATTTGAGAGCCGATACCAGGAAAGTCTTGTCTCCTCGCTGAATACCATGGGTATGAAAAAAGCCTTCACCCCAGGTGTTGCCAATTTCTCTGCCATGCTCGGCACAGCTCAGGCTCCTCTCCATATTGATGAGGTACTGCATAAGAGCTTCATCCGAGTGGATGAAGAAGGAACCGAGGCTGCAGCGGTTACCGCTGTCATGATTAGACTAACAAGCTTCATGCCCAGAGAATCAGTCGAGATGCGTCTCAACCGGCCATTCTTCTATGCCATATTGGATATGCAGGAAGAAATCCCTCTGTTCATGGGAATCCTGGACACCCCATGA
- a CDS encoding 4Fe-4S binding protein: protein MRQSRGKVQRIRKIVQLVFFLWVVTVIALSEAVANGFTLPFSMETVSLHAICPFGGVVTLWNLIKDGILIRKIHESAVVLASLSVLLAVLFGPVICSWVCPFGTFQEWIGKLGRRLFGKRYNTFVPKHIDRVLRYLRYGVLLWVLVMTALSATLIFQPYDPYFALFSLIHREFMVAGIIILFIIIMLSLFVERPFCKYACPYGAFLGLFNKIRIFKIRRNNELCINCSACNRACPMNIDVAGSEVVSSGQCISCMACTSEDACPVSDTVLTSINKKHKGISIRRIGFLTVLVIVGGIMLSMVLGLWRTSSSKQPALLKEGEYAGAPNPGDIRGSYTFEDVAKAFPVPLSILLDAFGVEEGTMRLGSLEEIWAGAIPEGAEVGTDSIRLFVSVYTGFPFTAEEGTLLPTSAVRVLEREGKAADPRFSLIKEDAIELTVDLGVEISAPALEITGKTTVQEVLDKGISLSLIESILGTVENKRESIKVIAESQGLSFSEVKLRILE from the coding sequence ATGAGACAGTCACGGGGAAAAGTGCAACGAATACGGAAAATTGTGCAACTGGTGTTCTTTCTTTGGGTGGTTACGGTAATTGCCTTGAGTGAAGCGGTAGCAAATGGGTTTACACTTCCATTCTCCATGGAAACAGTTTCCCTGCATGCCATATGCCCCTTTGGCGGGGTGGTAACACTGTGGAACCTTATAAAAGATGGAATTCTCATTAGAAAGATTCATGAGTCAGCGGTAGTATTGGCATCACTCTCGGTGCTCTTGGCAGTTCTTTTTGGACCGGTTATCTGTTCGTGGGTATGTCCATTTGGGACATTTCAGGAGTGGATCGGAAAGCTCGGAAGGAGGTTGTTTGGAAAACGGTACAACACCTTCGTCCCTAAACATATTGATCGTGTTCTTCGCTATCTCCGGTATGGCGTATTGCTCTGGGTTCTGGTAATGACAGCACTTTCAGCAACCTTGATCTTCCAACCCTATGACCCCTACTTTGCGCTCTTCTCTCTCATTCATCGCGAGTTTATGGTTGCTGGAATAATTATTTTGTTCATCATCATAATGCTTTCACTCTTCGTGGAGCGTCCTTTCTGCAAGTATGCCTGTCCCTATGGTGCCTTCCTTGGGCTCTTCAACAAGATCAGGATATTCAAGATAAGAAGAAATAATGAGCTTTGTATCAATTGCTCTGCTTGCAATAGAGCTTGCCCCATGAATATCGATGTAGCCGGGAGCGAAGTGGTTTCCTCAGGTCAGTGTATCTCCTGCATGGCCTGTACCAGTGAAGACGCATGTCCTGTCTCTGATACTGTGCTCACTTCCATCAACAAGAAACACAAAGGAATTTCCATTCGGCGTATCGGCTTCCTGACGGTTCTGGTAATCGTTGGTGGCATCATGCTCTCCATGGTGCTTGGACTCTGGAGAACTTCCAGCAGCAAGCAACCGGCACTGTTGAAGGAAGGGGAGTATGCAGGAGCTCCAAATCCAGGAGATATCCGAGGAAGCTATACCTTCGAAGATGTGGCAAAGGCGTTCCCTGTTCCTCTTTCCATACTCCTGGATGCATTTGGTGTAGAAGAGGGAACGATGCGTCTTGGCTCCCTTGAGGAGATCTGGGCAGGTGCCATCCCTGAGGGAGCAGAGGTTGGAACTGACTCCATCAGGCTCTTTGTATCGGTATATACCGGATTCCCGTTTACCGCGGAAGAGGGAACCTTGTTGCCCACCAGTGCAGTGCGTGTGCTGGAGCGTGAAGGAAAAGCAGCTGACCCACGTTTCTCACTGATCAAGGAAGACGCGATTGAACTTACGGTCGACCTGGGTGTGGAAATTTCGGCTCCTGCCCTCGAGATTACCGGTAAGACCACGGTACAGGAAGTCCTGGATAAAGGCATCAGTCTTTCCCTGATTGAGTCAATCCTTGGTACAGTGGAGAACAAGCGTGAGAGTATCAAGGTGATTGCTGAGTCACAGGGATTGAGTTTTAGTGAGGTGAAGCTAAGGATCCTTGAGTAA
- a CDS encoding AEC family transporter — translation MIISSLFQMLPIILVVLGGFLLSSIESIKVEDLVRIVSDFFMPALVFISLTESTLSGAVIGDIAKASALVSLLLFPLALGWAKLAKQDIRSTIPPLVFMNSGFLGIPLMELWGGSEAMNLILIYDQIQGIFLFTLGLLIITGGFSKKGLLNMLHSPILWAVLLGFLVRILPITMPKAIVSTFTFAGSAASPLAAFTLGVSLKRIRFTFDRHIIGGLAIRFIGGYAVGYLAASLVGLSGLSKTVVIVATALPSAVFTSVLPLRYGLKNEFSSTMVLLSSLMGIFTIPITLALAS, via the coding sequence ATGATTATTTCCTCACTATTCCAAATGCTTCCCATTATCCTTGTTGTCTTGGGAGGGTTTTTGCTGAGCAGCATTGAGTCGATCAAGGTGGAAGACCTTGTCCGTATTGTCTCTGACTTCTTCATGCCTGCCTTGGTATTCATCTCGCTGACTGAAAGCACCCTCAGCGGAGCGGTTATTGGAGATATTGCAAAAGCTTCTGCATTGGTCTCGCTTTTACTCTTCCCCCTTGCACTTGGATGGGCAAAGCTTGCAAAACAGGATATAAGAAGCACAATCCCCCCACTGGTATTCATGAACTCCGGGTTCCTTGGTATCCCTCTGATGGAACTATGGGGAGGAAGCGAGGCAATGAACCTGATCCTTATCTACGACCAGATCCAGGGCATTTTTCTCTTCACGTTGGGACTGTTGATCATCACCGGAGGGTTCAGCAAGAAAGGTCTGCTGAACATGCTCCACTCACCGATTCTCTGGGCGGTATTGCTTGGATTCCTCGTAAGAATACTTCCCATCACCATGCCGAAGGCGATTGTCTCAACCTTCACCTTTGCGGGAAGTGCCGCCAGCCCTCTGGCAGCCTTTACGCTCGGGGTCTCTCTGAAGAGAATCCGCTTCACTTTCGATCGTCATATCATTGGTGGCTTGGCCATCCGATTTATCGGAGGGTATGCCGTTGGGTACCTTGCAGCATCCCTTGTTGGCCTTAGCGGACTATCAAAGACGGTAGTGATTGTAGCAACGGCACTCCCTTCAGCAGTTTTCACAAGTGTATTGCCACTACGCTACGGGTTGAAGAATGAGTTCTCCAGCACCATGGTTTTGCTCAGCTCACTGATGGGGATCTTTACCATCCCCATCACCTTGGCCCTTGCTTCCTGA
- a CDS encoding bifunctional diguanylate cyclase/phosphodiesterase codes for MEKSDWSAEGRKESRRTGQLTIRVLLLSLFLVFILSLFFHQFNRKLEQSLWEEKQAQYQYLADQSAQLVSQQINEDQRVLQSMVEQIASLNLDNAMVVLDESNIQWGKAGDYPSIARSGDHLQYAAKADLDDGSCLTLIHSVSTRTYDALLGTLFTGKPFTGYWIKPEGTLLWQTDGSLDGLDTLSLASDKTMQLFTSKLDGGWGQFVLVANRGLSESVSLAILRSSLSMAAMVIVIFFLFLVYLLSMDHRYARTLWHLAYMDELTKLPNKNLFEKEAKIRLQHPRDSYALMILDIGKFKLINDHFGYGFGDSLLLHCAKVLPRYVTRDGLCARLSGDKFIMLVSYRERAALQRRITIIEEELRHFSFPKASLFQLEILIGISLVEEPNQEISSYINRALFALSALKEAKQGWYLFYEEALKDQLLEESELEHVFNKALSAGEFFIQIQPKYSFSTGSLIGGEALVRWKHPTRGLLMPSQFIPLLEKHNLLIALDMYVLKLVCKLFVQWKGEGKPLLPISVNQSRAHLFVTNYEESLVALVDHYGIDHKLMEFELTETLFLHDLTHLSSVLKSLRSQGFLVSLDDFGSGYSSLTMLKDVQIDVIKMDQGFFTDLTTNEQGRVVIQHVIAMAKDLGITSIAEGVESEEQARMLASMGCDAVQGYFYSQPLETSEYGQLLSDDTPRCFL; via the coding sequence ATGGAAAAAAGTGATTGGTCAGCAGAGGGAAGAAAAGAATCACGTCGAACAGGGCAACTGACCATTCGCGTCCTTCTGCTCAGCCTCTTCCTGGTATTCATCCTTTCGCTGTTTTTCCACCAATTCAATCGTAAACTTGAACAGTCACTCTGGGAGGAGAAGCAGGCTCAGTACCAATATCTTGCGGACCAAAGTGCTCAGCTGGTAAGTCAGCAGATCAATGAAGACCAGAGAGTGCTGCAATCGATGGTTGAACAAATTGCCTCCCTCAATCTGGATAATGCAATGGTTGTGCTTGATGAATCGAATATCCAGTGGGGAAAAGCAGGGGACTATCCTTCCATTGCCCGTTCAGGTGATCATCTGCAGTATGCTGCAAAGGCTGATCTGGATGACGGTTCATGCCTAACCTTGATTCATTCCGTATCCACCAGAACCTACGATGCATTGCTTGGTACGTTGTTCACGGGCAAGCCATTCACTGGATACTGGATCAAACCGGAGGGAACCCTGCTCTGGCAGACAGATGGAAGTCTCGATGGGCTTGATACACTTTCGCTTGCTTCTGATAAAACGATGCAGTTATTCACCAGTAAGCTGGATGGTGGATGGGGACAGTTTGTCTTGGTTGCCAACCGGGGTCTCTCCGAATCTGTCTCCCTGGCAATACTTCGCTCCTCTCTCTCGATGGCAGCGATGGTTATCGTCATCTTCTTTCTTTTTCTTGTGTATTTGCTCTCCATGGATCATCGATATGCCAGGACCTTATGGCATCTAGCGTATATGGATGAGCTTACCAAACTGCCGAACAAGAATCTTTTTGAAAAGGAAGCAAAGATACGCTTGCAGCACCCGAGGGACTCCTATGCACTTATGATCCTGGATATCGGCAAGTTCAAGTTGATCAATGACCATTTTGGCTATGGCTTCGGCGATTCCTTGCTTCTTCACTGTGCAAAGGTGCTTCCCCGGTATGTTACTCGCGATGGACTGTGTGCCCGATTAAGCGGTGATAAGTTCATCATGCTTGTAAGCTACCGTGAACGGGCAGCCTTGCAGCGGAGAATTACCATCATCGAGGAAGAGTTGCGCCATTTCTCTTTTCCCAAAGCTTCCCTTTTCCAGTTGGAAATTCTCATTGGTATCTCACTGGTTGAGGAGCCGAATCAGGAGATCAGTTCATACATCAACCGAGCGCTGTTTGCTCTCTCAGCATTGAAGGAAGCGAAACAAGGTTGGTATCTCTTCTATGAGGAAGCGCTCAAAGACCAGCTTCTTGAAGAGAGTGAGTTGGAGCATGTTTTCAACAAGGCTCTTTCAGCTGGGGAATTTTTCATCCAGATACAACCGAAATACTCCTTTTCTACTGGATCTCTTATTGGTGGGGAAGCCCTGGTCAGATGGAAGCATCCAACCAGAGGATTGTTGATGCCCTCACAATTCATTCCACTTCTTGAGAAACATAATCTCCTTATCGCATTGGACATGTATGTCCTGAAGCTTGTGTGTAAGCTGTTTGTCCAATGGAAGGGTGAGGGCAAACCCCTTCTGCCTATCTCGGTCAACCAGTCAAGGGCACATCTCTTTGTCACGAACTACGAGGAGAGCCTGGTAGCATTGGTTGACCACTATGGCATCGACCACAAACTCATGGAGTTCGAGTTGACGGAGACCTTGTTCCTTCATGACCTTACCCATCTATCATCTGTTCTGAAATCGCTGAGAAGCCAAGGGTTCTTGGTCTCCCTTGATGATTTCGGTTCAGGGTACTCTTCCCTTACCATGCTCAAGGATGTACAGATTGATGTAATCAAGATGGACCAAGGCTTTTTCACCGACCTTACAACCAATGAACAGGGAAGGGTTGTTATCCAGCATGTCATTGCCATGGCGAAAGATCTTGGGATTACCTCTATTGCTGAAGGTGTGGAGAGTGAAGAACAAGCAAGGATGCTGGCTTCCATGGGCTGCGACGCTGTACAGGGCTACTTCTACAGCCAACCGCTGGAGACCAGTGAGTATGGGCAGTTGCTGAGCGACGACACTCCTCGCTGTTTTCTCTAG
- a CDS encoding CPBP family glutamic-type intramembrane protease — protein MKIDKKALHFALLFFPIGLLCAWYLAYTNSTVAANLGVEVSLPLLLLATFIQVALVYTLLLAYLGHQLARKVGLLRPLTFEKTLAGKAILLGLLSALVMLSDYFVFAPHIPQVQASYSPESFSFVALLFSMLYGGILEEIMLRLFFLSLLVFILDLLFGRTRQGLEIPKAYYHIANLVAAILFALGHLPATQAAFGALSGMLVLRSLVLNGVLGYLFGWVYLKMGIQYAMTTHALTHLFFQGILFIFIF, from the coding sequence ATGAAAATTGACAAGAAAGCCTTACATTTTGCCCTGCTTTTTTTCCCTATAGGGCTTCTCTGTGCCTGGTATCTGGCATATACGAACAGTACTGTAGCTGCAAACCTTGGTGTGGAAGTCTCACTCCCTCTGCTTCTACTGGCCACCTTTATCCAAGTTGCCTTGGTATATACGCTTCTGCTAGCCTACCTTGGACACCAACTTGCCCGGAAGGTTGGACTGCTTCGCCCCCTCACCTTCGAGAAAACACTTGCAGGAAAGGCGATCCTCCTCGGACTCCTCTCTGCACTGGTCATGCTCAGTGATTACTTTGTGTTTGCTCCACACATTCCCCAGGTCCAGGCCTCATACTCCCCTGAATCCTTCAGCTTTGTTGCGCTCCTCTTTTCCATGCTTTATGGAGGTATCCTGGAAGAGATCATGCTTCGATTGTTCTTCCTCTCACTCCTGGTCTTCATACTCGACCTGTTGTTTGGAAGGACGAGGCAAGGACTGGAAATCCCAAAAGCCTACTATCATATTGCGAATCTGGTTGCTGCAATACTGTTTGCGCTTGGTCATCTACCGGCAACACAAGCGGCCTTCGGAGCCTTGAGTGGTATGTTGGTACTCAGAAGCCTCGTACTCAACGGAGTATTGGGATACCTCTTTGGGTGGGTCTATCTAAAAATGGGAATCCAATATGCCATGACCACACATGCCCTGACGCATCTTTTCTTCCAAGGTATTCTCTTTATCTTCATCTTCTAG